Genomic segment of Dromaius novaehollandiae isolate bDroNov1 chromosome 6, bDroNov1.hap1, whole genome shotgun sequence:
GGAGATGAGCTATGTTTCCTGGAAATAAGGAAAAACCGTAAGAATAAATGCCTGTCACTGCATATAAAGTCTTATTTGAAATAATTGGATGTAAGCTATCCCTTTGCCCCATGTCATTCTTTTAGAATCAAATAATTTGTGTTTCAGAAATAGCTACAGGTTTCAGATGAGGGCGAACAGCATGTTCCAGCATTTCCAAGTGGACGAGTTAAATGACTCAGTTGATGTATGCTGATGCTTACAGCTCATTGTGTTGGTTTCTATGGGCTCTTTTGTGTCGGTTTATTTTTAAGACCAGAAGCTGCATGTTTTCGCTTTTTATCTTTTTGGCAGGGTGGAACTTGGTAAATGGAGTGTGAGCATCTTCTCTCTTTAAATCTTCAGGCAATGAGGAGAGCTATTTCGAAGAACACAGCGATGTTGGTCTGTTCTGCTCCCCAGTTCCCGCATGGAATTGTGGACCCCATCGAAGAGGTGGCCAAGGTAGGACACCCCCCGTGACTTCTGGGAGCTACAGCGATAAAACTGGTATATGCCACTGCTGTGGGAGGGCGGGCTTTAAACATCTGAAGTTGACCCTGGATGTTGTCGTAAATCTGGCTGCGTGAGGCTGGATTTAAGCTTGGGCCACTGCGCGCAGAGTGGCACGGGCACACCTTTAGTGCGTGTTTTGTCCCTGGAGTCACTGCCATAAACTTCTGCTGTAAATGTATGTATTGCGCATGTGAGTTAGAGCTCTGCTCCATTGCAGCACCAAGCGAAAGGGCTCATTCTTTGCACCCGAAAGGAAATAGCAGCAGAATAGTCCACCTGGTGAAAGGCTTTGGTTGTAGCAAGCTGGGTGGAGAAGTCATAGGAATgtgtggagggaggaggaagcaaaGGACCAGGATCTCATTTTTGAAACAGGCCTCTTGATTTTTCTCTGCATGCTCCCATTACTTATTTTGTATGTAACCAGCAGGACTTCTGATCTTCTTTTCATTTGGACCACGTCCTCGTAGTGTATTTGGGATACCTGCTTTCAGACCAAGTTGTCACATCTCTTTGGCAAATATCGTAAACTGCCAAAAtacaatgttgttttttcctctcactgttaatCTCTAAATATGTGGAAAGCAGAAGGAGGAGTCACCCTACAGCTAGCCGGCCCTTCCAGATCATCCAGTTCTCGACAGCTTGAGAATGGCAGGATGTTCCAAAAGGGTCCGGAAAACATCCAAGTGTGAAATATGGAGTATTTTTGGTGACTGGAGTTTGGCTACCCCGACCACACTGTTTTCCTCCCCGGTTGTGTATTACTCACCAGAACCTCTTGTTTGCATGCAGCTGGCTGTGGAGTACAAAATCCCCTTCCACGTGGATGCCTGCCTGGGTGGCTTTCTCATTGCTTTCATGGAGAAGGCAGGGTTCCCGCTAAAGCATCCCTTTGATTTCCGCGTGAAAGGTGTGACCAGCATTTCTGCTGATACCCACAAGGTAAGAAGGGGAGAGAAGGGTCTTTCAGTGCTTTCATTTTGGGGGAGCAATTTCCCATGCCATCCCTGTCTTCAGGCATTTCTAGTACACTTTGCATGGCTTTTTCAGGACTTGCTACCATTGGCCTGTGGGGGACTGGGTCAGTGGCACGTGGCTGGTGGGGGCTGTCATGGAAAGATGACTTAAGTGTGGGCAGGGGTTGCATCTCCTCGCAGAGTTCATGTTTTGTGGTGTGAAGGTGGTGTCAGATACCTGGAGCAGGGGCTTGTCTAGGGGGGATGGAGACCCACTGGTTTTAATTTCCCCCATCGCATGGACTCAAGTCCCAAAGCGGTCCGGAGTGCCGCAGCTCcagtgctggagggcaggagagatgccTTTTCAGGAGGGTACTTGGAGTAAGGACTAGTTCATTTGCTTCAGCCATGGTATGTAAGAAAGCATTAAATTTGAATGAAAAGGAAGTGCTGCTTTGTTCAAGTCTTCATCACATTGCAGACTTTATGTTAAGGCTCCCCTCAGAgttttcctctgcttctgagaaatTAATCTTTAGTAATTGAGTTTGTCTCTCTGAGTTCATAAATTCAGTAGCTAAATTATGAAGCAGCTGCGTAGCTGTGTTCAGGGAAAGGCAGGTGCTCAAGCTGCTTCGGGGTAAAAGCTGTCCCACCTCGCTGTGCCAGGACCTGGGCCAAGTCCCGATGGTGTGGCCGCTCCGCTGTGCGGAGGGGTGCTGGGATAAGGGCTGCCCTGCGTGGGTGCTTGGTGCAATGCCTCGAGGTACGGGCACGGGGGACCTTGGTGACTGTCACGGTAAGTGCTTGAACGCGTTGCTGCGCCCTCCTGCCGCTTTGAAATGCTCTGTGTGCCCCTTGCAGTACGGCTACGCTCCCAAGGGTTCCTCCGTGGTGCTGTACAGCAACAAGAAGTACAGGAGCTACCAGTTCTTCGTCGCGCCCGACTGGCAAGGCGGCATATACGCCTCCCCCACCATGGCGGGCTCCCGGCCTGGCGGGATCATCGCCGCGTGCTGGGCGACTCTGATGCACATGGGGGAATCCGGCTACGTCGAGGCGACGAAGAGGATCATTAAAACGGCTCGTTTCCTCGAATCGGAGTACGTCCGTGACTTGGCTTTTGGACTGCACTCTTTAACCCTGTTCTGGACTCCTACTCCCAAGCTGCTTTTGTTCCTCTTGCACCCTTTTTCCCGGAGCGTGTCCCTGCTGGGTGGGAATCCACTGGGAAACTGTGGGAGAAGATGCTTCATTTGAGCTGCTGCCCTCCTTCAGACAGTAGACTTACTCCAGCTGCTGAAAAAAGGGTTATAATTGCCCTCGTTAGGGTGCCCGCATTGCTGTGCGATCTGATGGACTGATGCTCTTTGCTGCTCTGCGTTTCCTTGCCTCTCTGTCCTCccccttttccatttcttcctgaGCCTGCTTGACTTAGGGCTTCTAATCACTGGAGTCCTCTCGCGAGTTCTAACGGCTTGGGCTGGTTGCATGATTTTTGGTAGGGATGTACTGCGCTCCTCCACCCCCCTCCATATGTACTTCTTCCAGATAGACAGAATGGCTGACCTCTTTCTGCTGTAACCCTGTAACTCTGATCAGTcgcttcttttctctttaatattCTTTCAAGGTTGAGAAAAATTGACGGCATCTTCATTTTTGGGATACCTGAGGTGTCTGTCCTCTCCATCGGTTCGGACACTTTTGACATTTACCGATTATCTAATTTGTTAGCTGCGAAAGGATGGAACTTGAATGTCCTGCAGTTCCCCCCAAGGTGAGTTTGTGGTCacagcgggagctgctgctgtaGACCAGTGGAGCGATGTGCATAGCCCGGGTGCGCGAGATGGTCGTCTTTGGACCACGTAGCTCTCTTGATTTGCTGAGTGGTGTTGTCCATATCTGATAAATTATATGTAGGCTTTTCCTCTGGAGAAGCAATTACCTTTGTAATTGCTGATATATAGCAGTTACTGCAGTGAAGATGAGGCCATAGTAATTTTAATGAGCCTGGCAGAGGGCGTATCTGagactttctttctctttgcctcTGTATTATACAAGTGGAAAAATACAAATAGCCAGAACTTTATCTTGTGTTAGCTAAGTGAAGTTTtgtagatttttatttcttcctcctgcACACTGAACATGAAGGTAATTGAGAGAGCAGTGAAGGTTTGatcattttcagtgatttttccaGCCTGCTGTAAAATGAATGTCCATGATTTCCCTTGAGTGGGTAGAAGTTGTGTTCCTGTGCATGAAAAGGGCAAACCTTTTAAGTCGTAGGTGTGCTGGAAAAATTTTAGCCTTGCAGTTAGCGTGAAGAGCAGCCCTAGAGAGCCTGAAGCAGTGGCTCAGAGGTGCGAGTAGCCCTGTCCCCTCCGGTAGGTGTGATCTTCCACGCTGGGGGTGGCCAGCACACACAGGCTGACAGCTTATCTCGGctggagaggagggggaaggaaattACGGCAAGCATCCCTGGAGCGAAGCGTGCTCCCATGCAGCTGCATCTTTCTAACCAGATGTAACTGGGGTGAGCTGAGGCAGTTGCAGGCCTTTAGCTGTGTATGGTGACGTTGGGAAGGAAGGTGGATTTGCAATTTTGCAAAAGAAGAGCTTGGTTATAGCAAGTGTTATGGAGAGACTGGCCTTAATTGGAAGGTAGTGGATAGCCATCTCCCTTTATACCTCTGAAATGTTATTTCAAGGAGATGCACAGCTGTCGCTGGCCAGGGAAGGGCTCAAATGCTGTTTGCTCTGCAGATGTGGAGCTGCGCATACCTGGCGTGGCTaatctctcccttctcccttgccTGCCCAGCATTCACCTTTGCATCACGCAGTTGCACACGAAGCCGGGTGTAGCCGAACAGTTCTTGAGAGACGTCAAAGACAGCGTTGAGGAGATCATGAAGGATGTCAATGCGGAGACCACGGGCATGGTAAGGAGCCAGGGTAGAGTGAGGGTGTGCTTGGGGTGAGCAGGCTGTGTGTCGAAGCGTGTTTCCCTGATGGTAGTAACGCTGTCTTCCCCTCCCCTTAGGGAGCCATCTACGGAATGGCGCAGTCCATCCCGGACCGCAGCTTGATAGCGGAGATTTCTCAGGCGTACCTGGACGGTCTCTACAGCACGGATGTTCCTTGCAGCGAGAAGCACATGAACGGCTCTCCTGGCCACCGCTGACTGTGGTGCCGCAATCGGCGCCTTTCCGGCTAGCACTGGGGTGGCCCTGAAGGGTTTCTGGGGAAGAGGTTGCAGTAAGCCTTAGGTCCTACAAGTGCAGGTCTGATGGCAGcttggtcttggaaacctccttCCCCACCTGTGTCTGCTCTGAAATCTGCATTATTTTCGTGCCCAACTTTAATTTTAgggcttttcttcccttccccctgcccgTTTTCATCAGGATTACTGATGGTGAAATGAATGTCCATTCCACGACTCCCGGTTCCTCAGGTATTCTAAATGTCACTTTGTTCCTCACTGTTTCTCCTCCTCAGACCTTGTATTCGGCCAGTGTCCAGCCAAGGGATAGATTCTAGTTCTGACGTTGTGTTCCAAAGCTTCGGTCTTCCCAGAAGTTGAAGGTAGAAAATAAAttgaaagttttgttttcttctgagtatTCCTCCAAGCTACTGCATTTAACAAACCGTGCTAGGAGCCTTAAGTCTGTGGAATGCAGGGTTGATAAATTGGCAAAGGAAAGATGGTCATGTACTCTTTAAAATCCCCCCCGGAGATCTCAGTGAGACTGCAATCGATATctgttgggggggaaaaaaaccaatgCAAAATCCTCTTCTGGAATCTCCTGTTTGAATAGCGACAGAAATAGAAACCAAGGGGGTGGTGCAGGGAGAGGAACTGGATGGTACTCAGAATTGTAGGTACATGGTATCTATTTTGCTTTCCTGCCTCTTGTAGAACACATGCATTTGCCACCTAGACTGCTGTTGTACCTTGCACagttctgcagggaggtgcaaaACAGCGATTTCACTGTTTATAACTTGAAGGTTTTGCACTATCTCGCAATGCTGTAGTCGAGTCAGTCGAGCCCTGGTGTGTGTCATGGCTACGGACTTCGTATGCAAACGTATGGCACCAAAGTTGACTTTTTTCCTACCATAATCTTTTAGTATGAAAAGGTGACTTTTGTAATAGAAAGTAGCAATCTCTGTCTGCTCTTTGCACTGATTCTTTTAAGGCACGTTCTCAAAAGGGCATTCACCTTTGTGCCTTGACGCTTCCCTGGCTTTTTGTGGGGCGCCAGGAAGAGTTTGAGGGTTCAGCTATCGCCTGCAATGTTTGCAGTCATTTCCTTACGGTACTATATTGAAAATAACCTCAAGGGCAGACTGGCCTCAGGTAAAGTATGCTTGCCCGTAAGGTAGGATAGTAGTTGTGTTGAGCCAAGTCCCTTCACAGTATTTCAAAGATGCTGGTGTAGTGCTGAAAGGCAGATTGATGGGATGCAGTAGTTGGGGGTGTTTGAGCCTTGGGTGCATGGCCCACCCTTCCTACTTTTCTCCACTATTTTTACTATGAGAGAGTTTTACCAGTGCAACTTGTGAGGCAACTGTGGCCTTAAGGACAAACTGGAATCACTCGAGTTGTGGAACAGTGGTGGGGTTATTCCTCCAGGGCTTTTCCATGCGTTTCTCCCCGGCCTTTTGCGTGCTTTGGAGAGTGTGACCGGCTGAGCTGCGCAGGGGAGAGGATTGCTGTGCGCCAGGACCGCGCGGTCCTGTGCGGGACCTCCGAGGGCATCTCTCTGCGGTCCTGGGCTGGTTGGCCCTAAGCTGACCCTCGCTGGCTTAGCGTAGCTGAAGCACACACTTGCACAATAACTATACTGCATGAAAGGGTTACTTAACCACTGCAAAAACAAGTGCAGCCTTGGGCCCAGTGTCTGTGGGGAGGAATATTTGCTTTTTAACAGGTTTGCTCTTCAGTGCTGTGAGACGCTGTATTTTGGCCATCTCCTGTCTCATTAAACTGGTGACAGTGTGCGTGTCTCTGAGCCCTTTTGCAAGCAGTGCATTTGAGTTGCCCGATGCGCTCTTGATGGTGTTACCAGCTCCGGTGGTCAGCGTTTGTGTTGGACCTATTTATTCTGTTAACATCTTGCCAATGGGACTATTACCGCATGTCTGGGAGTCTCCAGTATCTGGCTACTGTGATGGTTCTCTTTGAGCCCAGATTTGGAAAACAAAGAAGGGAAGTACTCTGTGCTTTAAAAGAAGGGCCGGGGGACACATTGGGGAAGGGGTGGGAGAAAcaccctccccttccccacttGTGTTCTCCTCCAAGGAAGTAGATGGACCTAATGGATCAGTGCTCCATTTCGCCTTTTTTGGATGTATTTGAAGATGTTATTTGTAAGTCAATGTACTTCATTCTGGGCTTCACCTAATAGTAATATTTGTGGGTTTAATTGTTTGATGTGCATTTGTTCTATACTGTAAACGTAATCTTCTTGTGGTCAGGAGAAGACCACTGTACTTTACTGGTGTGTAGTCTTGTTCATCCTTGTCATCTAATATGTACTCTGCATCTCCTTTATCATGCCACATGGTCTTAGAAAAATTATGCAATTAATGGGCTGTAtagttgtttaaaagaaaaaaaggaggaattttgTGGACTGGATTATGCTCTGAAACTGGATGGTACTTTAGGCCTGGAGGGAACTTCCCGACTGTTAATTCCTGTAAGATTTCTGGCTGGTTTGGTTTAGCAAGTGGGACATTGAAGTTGTTCTTGGTACAA
This window contains:
- the SGPL1 gene encoding sphingosine-1-phosphate lyase 1 isoform X1, whose translation is MLPVPSAKRMVIGESLTPAREDLLTPAVEDAIIPCKEILQMYWEKAKSFVNARCDGLEPWQLIALTFASTLIIVRLHGFLFQAESLTSRTKKQFFKLLRKMPFVGAIIQKKIDEALSDLTSSLSFLKDEKDYIKVLPEQGMSQSEVLEKMKEYSSKGDVRWEDGKVSGTVYSGEEKLTRLLVKVYEEFAWSNPLHPDIFPGLRKMEAEVVRIACTLFNGGPNSCGVMTSGGTESILMACKAYRDLAYERGVKHPEMLVPRSAHAAFDKAAHYFGLKIVHIPLTKNMEVDVQAMRRAISKNTAMLVCSAPQFPHGIVDPIEEVAKLAVEYKIPFHVDACLGGFLIAFMEKAGFPLKHPFDFRVKGVTSISADTHKYGYAPKGSSVVLYSNKKYRSYQFFVAPDWQGGIYASPTMAGSRPGGIIAACWATLMHMGESGYVEATKRIIKTARFLESELRKIDGIFIFGIPEVSVLSIGSDTFDIYRLSNLLAAKGWNLNVLQFPPSIHLCITQLHTKPGVAEQFLRDVKDSVEEIMKDVNAETTGMGAIYGMAQSIPDRSLIAEISQAYLDGLYSTDVPCSEKHMNGSPGHR
- the SGPL1 gene encoding sphingosine-1-phosphate lyase 1 isoform X2, with translation MVIGESLTPAREDLLTPAVEDAIIPCKEILQMYWEKAKSFVNARCDGLEPWQLIALTFASTLIIVRLHGFLFQAESLTSRTKKQFFKLLRKMPFVGAIIQKKIDEALSDLTSSLSFLKDEKDYIKVLPEQGMSQSEVLEKMKEYSSKGDVRWEDGKVSGTVYSGEEKLTRLLVKVYEEFAWSNPLHPDIFPGLRKMEAEVVRIACTLFNGGPNSCGVMTSGGTESILMACKAYRDLAYERGVKHPEMLVPRSAHAAFDKAAHYFGLKIVHIPLTKNMEVDVQAMRRAISKNTAMLVCSAPQFPHGIVDPIEEVAKLAVEYKIPFHVDACLGGFLIAFMEKAGFPLKHPFDFRVKGVTSISADTHKYGYAPKGSSVVLYSNKKYRSYQFFVAPDWQGGIYASPTMAGSRPGGIIAACWATLMHMGESGYVEATKRIIKTARFLESELRKIDGIFIFGIPEVSVLSIGSDTFDIYRLSNLLAAKGWNLNVLQFPPSIHLCITQLHTKPGVAEQFLRDVKDSVEEIMKDVNAETTGMGAIYGMAQSIPDRSLIAEISQAYLDGLYSTDVPCSEKHMNGSPGHR
- the SGPL1 gene encoding sphingosine-1-phosphate lyase 1 isoform X3, with the protein product MDAIIPCKEILQMYWEKAKSFVNARCDGLEPWQLIALTFASTLIIVRLHGFLFQAESLTSRTKKQFFKLLRKMPFVGAIIQKKIDEALSDLTSSLSFLKDEKDYIKVLPEQGMSQSEVLEKMKEYSSKGDVRWEDGKVSGTVYSGEEKLTRLLVKVYEEFAWSNPLHPDIFPGLRKMEAEVVRIACTLFNGGPNSCGVMTSGGTESILMACKAYRDLAYERGVKHPEMLVPRSAHAAFDKAAHYFGLKIVHIPLTKNMEVDVQAMRRAISKNTAMLVCSAPQFPHGIVDPIEEVAKLAVEYKIPFHVDACLGGFLIAFMEKAGFPLKHPFDFRVKGVTSISADTHKYGYAPKGSSVVLYSNKKYRSYQFFVAPDWQGGIYASPTMAGSRPGGIIAACWATLMHMGESGYVEATKRIIKTARFLESELRKIDGIFIFGIPEVSVLSIGSDTFDIYRLSNLLAAKGWNLNVLQFPPSIHLCITQLHTKPGVAEQFLRDVKDSVEEIMKDVNAETTGMGAIYGMAQSIPDRSLIAEISQAYLDGLYSTDVPCSEKHMNGSPGHR